Part of the Vigna unguiculata cultivar IT97K-499-35 chromosome 3, ASM411807v1, whole genome shotgun sequence genome, CTTTTGTTAAAGTCTGATAAGTATGTTAACTCcactttcattaaaaataaataaatttactgTAATACAACTTTTTGCTGGATTATCTTTTCTAAAGGGCAtcaagaattaaaatttattccaATTGCACTAATAAGAATACTTCTATTTAATATTGCCATTGAATAAATTCTGTTAAGGAAAATGATTTCTTAAAAACCACTCAAATGCTGTTTTCTGGTTGCAACTAAAGCTCATTTTACACCCAGTGATAGATGAAAGGGTTTAGTAAGGTGTAGTGGTTGTCTTGCTTTGATAGGATAAGGTGTTAGTAAAAGTAACTTTCAGAACCACCGATGTACATCTTTACATGACACGTCGTTACCAAGCAATAAATAATTTCCCAATGAAAAACCAAACATGCACTACTTTCTTTTTACCAAAATGCTCGTAGGTAAAGTGTGGGAAAATGATTCTTTGGGGTTACAAAAATAACTGCCATGGTGCATGCAGTTGTAATAATCTGGCCACAGACAGATGCCTCTGAATTAAGCGTTTCTTTATTATTTCATCATGACTCGTACTGACGCTTATTTTTGGAAGTCCTATCTCGTTACCAATGACATTTACATGATAAGAACAAATTAGTACAAACCTCATGAAAAACCTCAAGTATGAGACTGTGGTACTGATTAGAGTTCATGGAGATATAATAGTTCAATAGACTACGAAGATCTTTGGCGTCTTGAAGGCGATTTGCAGTTATCATCTCCATCATGGACTCTCTAAAATCTAGTCTTGGATCATAAGAGCTCTTCTCCATTGCTACCATTACAACAAACTTGGTTCCTTCTCTGCTCTGCTGTCTTCTTCTCTCTACATGACTAGCTTCCACTCTTTCTCTAATCATTTGGTCAAGTCTCTCTTGCACCATGGCGTGTGCAAGGCTTGAAACAGAAGGGAACCTATCAGACGCTGAGCTTTCTGCTTCTTCAGAAGAAGAAACACTGAACCTGCAGCTGCAACACAAGGCCTTGCATCCTCTTTGTTGGAGCTGATTCTGATTCTGCTTCTGCTTCTGCTGCTTTGAAGCTTTCATGGTAGGACACAAAGACTATGCTTTGAAGGGAAATTTGTGTAAAAATAATCACTTATGCACAATTCACAAGTGGGGGCACAGCAACGAGTAAAtgattatgttttgttttatgaaCATTCAAAACTATAGATTAGGTGTTAGCTTGATGGGCAGATGGGGGACATTCCTATAGTTAATTGAGCCAAAGATCATCATTTTTAACTACACTTATCATGATCTCAACCCTTTTAGGATATGATTAGGTGTCTTGGCTTTTAAAATCTGACCAATAAACCTCTTTATTAAGAGCTAGTTGATGACATGCGCCTAGTAGAACTCTACCACACTTTGCTTAGTCCTTGACCCAGTTTTCTCTTTGAAATTGAGAAAAGTTATGAAAGCAATGGATAAAGTATAAAGATTGATGTCTAAATTCGTTGTATGAATCAAACAAGTTCCTACTTCCTAGCATTTGTTTCTGGTTTTCTGTTGATCGAAATTTCAGTTCCATGGAATTGCTTTTGTAATGGTTGCTGATCAATTATGGAGAAAATCCGAAAAAAGATACACACAGCTAATTAAGAATCTCTTTAACAGATTCGTGTTTGTAGGCTACAGAGTTACGTAAAGCAAAAGGTGACGATGGAGGTGATTAGCATGTGATTATCATTGATGACTAAGCCATGTTGTGAAAAATATGATCCTCGTTTTTGTGCATCATGAAGGTAATTAAATGTGATTAATCAGTACAACCAAGTTGTTTATGCATGCCTCCAAGCACATGTTGCTATAATCATTCTTACTCACTAATCATAAAATACCCAAAAACATGAAGACAGACTGTCTCAAGTTATTGCTTTTCTTTAGAATAAGCAACGGGGTGAAAACAATGAATGAACTCGTATGACTCATGCAAGCAACATTAGtaatattcttttctttatattttcaaGTACGAGTCATAACCATCTACCCTAGGGATGGATAATgtcattaataatattaaaacaagtcctttaactttttttttttattggagactataattattttttatgaaaggTAATTTTATTTGAACAGCATAAAGTTACTGTATCGCTACAAAGTGTAAAGTTCATCTTGAAATTCAAATATCTAACTCTACCAtcaatttaatacaattttgtttttgtttttatgttcttttatcagttttttagttttaaaactgAATGAGACAAATCAGCCTCTAAAatgaatcataaaaaaataattcaaaaatctcaataacttacttttttttcttttgttatcgtgactagggatgtcaaaaaaatccgtacccgcggatattcgcggataaaacccgcaacgggtaggaaatgaatattaaaaatggatacccgctactcacgggtatgggtatttttgatacccgcatgttaacggggcgggtacgggtatcatagtatccatacccgtggatacccgtacccgctaaactttaccttatatatatatatatatatatatatattagtaaataacattatgagtcttcatccactaatggtggtcagattcttaccccacaaatgagtaaattactttcatatactgtggaggtattgatgtgtctctaagactggttatggaccaacatggaaggtaatgaaattaacacttttatttagatattttaattaagtgattgttagaaattttgactgaacttcttatgttttaaggcttttctagattaaaattggacaacatgaaactttatacaatgttgcaagaggtggacattgatgaagttaataatttctttaatattttattcaaaaataaactacaatataaattggtagtgattttttatttgtttgtttttcaagaatcaatcggagaaaggagacttgttgatctaagcactaattatggttaaatatttattttttaaaatatttttgtaaatacccgcggatacccgtggatacccgcggatatgaaaaaaatatacgggtacccgcataacagatacccgacggatatgagtacgggtacggggcaaaTATTTTTCCAGCGGGTAGGATACGCGGGCCCGTACCCTACCTGCCCCGTTGACATTCCTAATCATGACCATGATATTTTCGATTTTAAACTATGGTTAATAATAAAAGTCGTAAACAATTATACATTAGACTACAATTTTTGGCAAAATTTTAGCCCATAggcttaaaaaaaatttaaaaattcaaataggTTACGATTGAATGAAAAAATCGTAATTGATTCATGACTATAGGTTATGGTTCACTTTTTATCCAACCGTAacttattatgaaattaaaagaaaaaagtttcaTTTTAGTAACTCCTACACCCTATCAAACAGCCAGAAAAATTAATCATCACCATATAGCATGGTTGAACCAGAAACAgacaacataaaaatttaatttttaccaCTACTAATCATTTTGAGAAATTactaaaaatagataaaaattgattgtttactctattttttttttttgctaacttctattacttatatttgtttgaaaaGTGTATAGTGGAGAAAAAGACTGAAATAATCGTAACTTTTGAAGTGCACCTAAGATGAATAATTGTTAAAGGTGAAAGAGAGAAACCATTTTGAAGAAGCTTGGGAGttccaacaatttcaaaattgcacaatttgccatctcttttatatttttaagtatttttctccatttactaaaattagtcaatattatcaattaaaaaattgaattattttcggataaaattggtatatttattaaaagttaaaattattattttaaaatgaattaattccaATAAAGTCACTGACAAACCGAAAAGTTATTTAATCAAAGAATTTTAATAAACtcacactaaaaaaatatttaaataacaacaaattttagtgacaaaatgATTAATtcttacttatttatatattaatttataaactaaaaattattgataaataaatttttttgttataaataaaaagttataattagtctctaaattcaTATTTAAGATTAGAAATGTAAATATTGGTTTAATCTATGAGCCAACCTAACTCATCAGGTTCGAATTGGGTTGGTCTCGAGAaaaattctctttttttataagTGGGTTGAATTAAGTCcaactcacttaacccacgggtttgAGTCGGATTGAagtgggttgacccacttaacccaccaacatttttttataatttttataaatttattttgttataattatttagtacttataattatataggttcacaatttcatatttttaaatgttataatgtTGCTCGATAATATTGGAacagtttgaatgtttaattaatttgtttgtcatGTTATATACGTTATATGTTGATaccttaatatttaattattatcattataattaatattataatatttcaatttcaagaaATAAATGAACACTTTAATTCCACTAGTGATATTAAGccaatttattttcattgcaatgcaatacatatataaaataaattataaaaaaaatgtatgtaagTAAGTTAACTCACTAAACCACCAATTCGTGATGGGTCTGACcaggttataaaatttttagCTTACTgaaaagtgagtcgggttgagcTGACTCATCTTTAACTAACCTGTAGTGAGGCAACCCGTTTGAGGCAGATTGACTCTTTTTGACATTCCTAACTAAAGTAGTTTATGAATTTGTTTCTAACTTAGTCATTACCATCACTAGAGTCTTGAGTGCACaaatattgatttataaattagtctctaattataAAAGTGgtatctaaatatattttttgtcactaaaattaatcaCTGTAATAATCTTCTGGaagatataattttaaaagagtttataaaatattatacattgTAACTACCCaattttttaacttgttaatcattaaaaatattattgatataatttttaaaagaattacgataatagaaaaataattagcCGAGAATACATTTCTCAACtaatatcaattaatttgaACAAAAATCAGTTTTCCTAAATCAACTAGGGTAATTTATGTTAACACTGCACCATACTAGTATAATTTATCAtctgaaatgttttttttttttgacacaGCTAActagtattatataatattagtattaaaagtgattttttcttttacattctGGAAAATGAAAGTACataattgtttataataatcaaaatcaaaagcAATTCACATGATCAGACTTTGCTTTTTTAATCGCCGTTACCGTAAATCCGCTGGTTACCAGACAAGCCAAAACTGATGACGGAATGCTTCTAAAACAATTCATAAATCATTGACAGCAAAAAATGCTTCACCAACCAAATGTCGTTGCTTCACGATTCTCAACTATCTAATCTCATCTAATCTCTTTAAGTTAGATAACCTCTTTTTACccaaaactaaataattataatttggtaagcctaatttttgttccttttttatttatattttttttgagttAAAGTTGGGTAAGGTAAGGTAAGTgtttcattttgcattttacACTTCGCCTTTGCACTGGTCACTTCACACAGTTACTCACTTCAACACCGACTCACACTTTCTCCAACAAATTTCAATGGCGCCGTCTTTCGCAATCAACGGTGGCTTTCCCGGCACCAGAATCACTCCTCCTTCCGACACCGGCCGATTCGCCGCCGTCTACAGCGAGGTCCAAAACAGCCGAATCGACCACGCGCTCCCTCTCCCCTCCGTTCTCAAAAACCCTTTCGTCATCGTCGACGGTCCCCAAAGCACCGCCGCTGGCAATCCTGGTCTCTCTTTCCCTCCATTCGCTACTTCAATTTTCCGTCAACACTTCCATTTCCATGTAATTTGAGATCTTATCTGTATCTCTTCTTTTGCAGATGAGATCGCGAAACTGTTCCCGAACCTGTTCGGACAACCGTCGGCGAGTTTGGTGCCGAGTGATTCCGCTCCGCTGCATGTGAATCGGAAGCTGAAGCTTGGCGTGGTTCTGTCCGGTGGTCAGGCTCCTGGCGGTCACAATGTGATTTCTGGAATCTTCGGTAAAGGATAATTTAcatttcaattgaatttaatcAGAGTGTTTAATGtgtatgtttttatatttattaggtTTAAATTTGAACGTTTGGTTTTCGTTTTAGATTACCTGCAAGACAAAGCAGAAGGAAGCACATTGTATGGTTTCAGGGGTGGTCCAGCTGGCATCATGAAGTGCAAATACGTTGAACTCACCTCAGAATATATTTATCCTTATAGAAACCAGGTTTATTTTCCTAGTTACAACTTTCTATAGGTGTAGTTGGGCACAATTTGTCATCGtcattattattgattttattgttCGAATAAAAATTTAGTAGTTGCTAATTGGAGCTTCACGTATTCCCTTTGTACATTGACTCTTTAACTGGTAACATCGgccttttgttttcttcaagtAAGGTTTCTGGATAAACATCTGTCTTTGACTGTGATGTTGTTTGTAATTCTTGACTTCTGAATCTGATGCCGTAAACTTTATGCTTTTGATATGCCTTCTGTGGGTCAGTCGTGTCTGTAAATGTTTCCAATTGAGTTGTCCTGCTGTAGTTGTTGCTACTTTTCCCTAGAAATAATAATCAGGAGATTGTGATGGCTAGTGGGAATAAGTTCTATTGGCAGGGTGGTTTTGACATGTTGTTGCTATTTTTCCCTAGAAATAATAATCAGGGGATTGTGTTGGCTAATAAGAATAAGTTCTTCTGGCAGGGTGGTTTTGACATGATTCGTAGTGGGAGGGACAAGATTGAAACTCCAGAGCAGGTTGGCTTACTGTGTCTGTCATTCTGCTGCTTAAACTGTTCATTTGAACTCTTGTACATCTTCAAGTCTGAatagtaatttattttacttgtaCAGTTTAAACAAGCTGAAGAAACAGTTCAGAAGCTAGACTTGGACGGCCTTGTTGTTATTGGTGGAGATGACTCAAACACAAATGCATGCCTACTTGCTGAGCATTTCAGGTTTCTATGAATGGACTTTTACTTTTGGCATGATCTGCATCCAGGAACATGGATTTcccaacattttaatttttatacgcATGTAGTGGTCTTTAGCATTAAGGTccattattttaacttttagtcAATGCTATTTCTAGTGTTGGGGTCTTCAATACCCCTTGACCTTTTTTTGGGATCTTTACTTCTCCAGGAACCAAAACATGATTTTTGCTTGTTAATTTGTGATTGATCTACAATGTTTCTGTTTCTGTTTAATTATTGTTCGACTGATTTAAATTATACAGgagtaaaaatatgaaaactcgTGTGATTGGGTGCCCTAAAACCATTGATGGTGATTTGAAATGCAAAGAAGTTCCCACGAGTTTTGGGTTTGATACAGCATGCAAGGTGTGTATAATTATgtattggtctaatcttttatGCTATTGTAATATGTAAAAAAGGCAATTTTATCTTTGCAACATGAATAATTTGCATAACACAAACTATGAATGGGAATATCTTACTATATAAACAGGGAGTTTTTGAGAGAATCGGATGCATTACATTTTTCCTCAGCAATGCAGTCAACATTttcatagaattttttttaacctttaatGTGGTCCTtgattttgtatataatttgtTGTATGTTCCATGAGTGgtacttttctttttaattttatcatatggTGTGCCATCTGGTTGGTCTTTTTGTGATGAATAGTCTTATGATATTTAAAACCCCCATTCCCATAAATTCTCTAAATAATGTTTTGTAGTgcttattcttttaaatatgcATTTCATGCTTGCATGTTCTGACCcagtttacttttttatatagatTTATGCAGAAATGATTGGCAATGTTATGATAGATGCCCGATCAACCGGAAAATATTACCATTGTAAGTATCTGAAAAAAGATGGAAATATTTTAGAACTATAGCAATTATAGACTGGATGCTTTGCTGAGGGTTACCAATCTTTAATGCTTAACTTAGGACATTCATGTTTGCTTCCGTTACTTGGATATGTACCAATTGCGAGTACCACTTCTTTTTGATTCTGATGCGAAAATATGAAGTCAGTTTCAATGTTCTTTCTTTGGATTCTAAAATTGCAAAATCAACTATCCTAACGATGAAAGTATGGTATTGTGCTTAAAGGCCATTATTTGCTGCACATGCCTTATTCTTTTGACTCAAATATCCTGTTCACCCATCTGAATTTTATGCTTTGTCTGATAGACAAGAGTGAAATAGGTTAGATGGAAATAAGTCGGAAGAGTAGAGaaatagatgaaaaataaagtaGAAACTAAAGTTGGAGATACTCCCCGCCATTCACGTTGCATCAAATCCAATCTTTCATGAGCAGACTACACATTGAAATTGATTGTTATTGTGAGAGAAGGTGCCCTCAGAAGAAATCATCATTGACTTTGTGAACTCTGGGGACCAACATGCAAACATACTCACTGAATCACTGAAGAACCCTCATATTGATCACATTTTTAACAAGTTTAACTAGTATGACATACATGTGTTCCTACTTGAGGGAAGTGTAAAAGATATGATTTGATCATAGTAATTAGGGAAATATGTACACCTGATAATGAGGATAGTCTCCTTTATTAGCCATTATAAGATTTCCCTATATTATGCTTTGAATGATTATAAAGAAAGGATTTACTTTTGTGATTAAATGCACAATTCATAACGACAAAGAAAATCTTTAAATTTCATGAcgttttattaagtcattttgcTCACTCAGTCTTTCTCTCACGCACTGTGTGTACCTGTTCATTTTTGCTGTACTGAGTTTCAAACATTGGGTAAGAGATGGCACATGTATGCAGTTGTTCGGCTGATGGGACGTGCTGCTTCACACATTACACTGGAATGTGCTTTGCAAACTCATCCAAACATTACTATTATTGGAGAAGAGGTTTCTAATAAAGCTTATCATTTTATCTATGTTTGATCAGTGACTCGTCAGGGCtctcataaaaaaattgacttGGCATGCAAATATCTTATTTCAGGTTGCTGCCAAGAAGATGACGCTGAAAGATGTCACTGACTACATTGTGGATATCATTTCTAAAAGAGCAGAGGATAATTATAACTATGGAGTTATTCTTATCCCTGAAGGTCTAATTGATTTCATTCCAGAGGTAGCTATTCTTGCTAATCATAATCATTCGTTTCTCCCTGTGTGATGATGCTTTGGATCTGTTCATCTACAATCAAACGGAAGCACAGGTCAATGATGTcacttttatattctttttgtttGCAGGTCCAACACCTTATTGCAGAACTCAATGAAATTCTGGCCCATGATACTGTGGATGAGGGAGGGCTGTGGAAGAAGAAACTCACTGATCAGTCATTAAATCTTTTTGAACTTTTACCTAAAGCAATTCAAGAACAATTAATGCTTGAAAGAGATCCGCATGGAAATGTTCAGGTGCTTAATGGTGTTATAGTGCTATGCTTGCTGTGTTTATCTTGTCCTGTAATGCAATTTGACTGAACGTCAATGCTGGTATTTCTTTCCAATAGGTTGCCAAGATTGAAACAGAGAAAATGCTTATTCAAATGGTTGAAACTGAGTTGGAGAAGAGAAAGCAACAAGGCACATATAAAGGGGGATTTAAGGGGCAGTCCCACTTTTTTGGGTACTCCATCTAGTTTAGATGATTTCTTTGGTTTTGAAGGTTTGATGATATGAAttgttatgaaaatgaaaagtaagaGGTTCTGTGTTTGTGCTTTACAATTTGTCTTCATCCTGGGTTAAGAAAACTTTCTTTTAACCATACAATAGCTATCATTAtctttgatttcttttgttagaGGTTATAGTTACCTGTACTCTTAAAATATGCAGCTACGAAGGGAGATGCGGCTTGCCAACTAATTTTGATTCTTCTTACTGCTATGCATTGGGTTATGGTGCTGCAGCCCTCCTGCAATTTGGGAAGACTGGATTAATATCATCAGTTTGTGCCAATGTTCTTTTCATTTAtgttatgatttcaaattaaatatctCTTCTAGATTGGTTTTAATGGTTGTTTTGATTTGTTTGATAATACTTGGGCCATCAACTCAGTATTTGGATTTGCTATGATATTTTGATCAGGTTGCGAATTTGTGTGCTCCTGTAGAAGAGTGGACTGTTGGTGGAACTGCACTCACTTCACTGATGGACGTGGAGAGGAGACATGGTATGCGTTGTGATCTATTGGACCTTTTGTTTTGCTccaaaaccttttttttttgttttgattcgTTACACCACATTTTTTCTCCATACTCACGGTCCATTTGATAGGAATGAAAGAAATAAGTGAGAAATACTAAAATAGGATGATGGAAAATAGAGTGTAAATGAAGGtgttttctttaagaaaaataGGAAAGATAAATATGTGAGAAATGGAAAGGTACCTGATAAGTTTCACAACTCGCCTCTCGTTTCTCTTCAATCAAACACATTATGTTGTGTTTCCCACCTATCTTTCACCTTTCCACTCTATTTCCCTTTTACCAAACAAAGGGTTTGGTCCATGTTTATGCCCAAATGTTTTTATAGTTTAGTATTCagtactaatatattttaaattagaaatatatttttagatgtATTTTATGGACTATCAATCACAAGGAATTGTTTCTTTTGATACTGATGGCAATATTAAAATTCCTGAGAATTTGTGTgcatttcatttatttgaatGCTTTCTCCGATGTTCTCTGTTAATAAATTGTGAGGTTATCCTTTTAGGTAAATTCAAGCCTGTGATCAAGAAGGCAATGGTGGAGCTTGAtggtatgtatgtatatatgttcaTTCTTTCTTTGCTCCCCAAACTCACTGATAACTATATTTTTCGTTCGCATGGAAGGGATAGCAATGAAATGAAGGAGAGaaaattagtcttttttatgGGTGAATATTTTTTACCTTGTCATATTAATAACCATGACATGGTTGATTGCTCAACCTTCAAGTTCGTGTATGCAGAATTTCAGTTCTTTATAAATAAGAACTTTTCTGTGTCAGATATTATTGTGATTGTTTCTATAAATTCTCCAATTTTGTTGGATACTGATCGATTACATACATTTTTCACGTTGAATCTTCAGGGGCACCCTTCCAAAAGTTTGCCTCCTTGCGGGATGAGTGGGCCCTAAAAAATCGCTACATCAGTCCAGGTATGCACTGACAAGTTTATGCActcattgtttattttatttttttgcaccTGCCATACTCTTTTCTTTAGTTTATAACTTGTGTTGTCGTTTTTGTTTGTTAGAAACTATAAAATAACGCGGTAAGTTGCAATTTATTTGAATGTTG contains:
- the LOC114178219 gene encoding pyrophosphate--fructose 6-phosphate 1-phosphotransferase subunit beta-like, whose amino-acid sequence is MAPSFAINGGFPGTRITPPSDTGRFAAVYSEVQNSRIDHALPLPSVLKNPFVIVDGPQSTAAGNPDEIAKLFPNLFGQPSASLVPSDSAPLHVNRKLKLGVVLSGGQAPGGHNVISGIFDYLQDKAEGSTLYGFRGGPAGIMKCKYVELTSEYIYPYRNQGGFDMIRSGRDKIETPEQFKQAEETVQKLDLDGLVVIGGDDSNTNACLLAEHFRSKNMKTRVIGCPKTIDGDLKCKEVPTSFGFDTACKIYAEMIGNVMIDARSTGKYYHFVRLMGRAASHITLECALQTHPNITIIGEEVAAKKMTLKDVTDYIVDIISKRAEDNYNYGVILIPEGLIDFIPEVQHLIAELNEILAHDTVDEGGLWKKKLTDQSLNLFELLPKAIQEQLMLERDPHGNVQVAKIETEKMLIQMVETELEKRKQQGTYKGGFKGQSHFFGYEGRCGLPTNFDSSYCYALGYGAAALLQFGKTGLISSVANLCAPVEEWTVGGTALTSLMDVERRHGKFKPVIKKAMVELDGAPFQKFASLRDEWALKNRYISPGPIQFTGPGSDAISQTLLLELDAQA